One genomic region from Leptospira montravelensis encodes:
- a CDS encoding HD family phosphohydrolase: protein MKAILDSSMTRLTDFLTRVRPVSVVRNIQIILVSLTLLFVTYVLSIPFFGQTRVNTDPEGLFSEGKIAPETIQSVKEFSYEDTEKTNLEKQKAAANVPYAFDKDFGILVAGIDNNLSEDVELLRSILAEGKATPNVVKDRIPRWRNRTNEEIQSILDYSRKDKLKNFIQQYTNLIFSKYCIVKEDLPFAKDLDKAGAKIRNIGTQDQTSIIDGNLVIPRSQIYKDGPVASVLSKLASEKLPNVSDSLLKAVSRIGLYYVYSYPACNYNPEETENARMRASNSVPIQKSRIQANEVIVRAGDVITPEVKLKLEMMNRYATRANLASIVSIFLTQCVLIVIVGFYLIRYRPNRLNDLSSNLIIFFTLWIVIASIYLLSKIFYATDSDLSRVYYFGMFVPVGMLCLLLGFVYDEQLSIAIGFFLAFAVFFASRYNPTSFMLAFTVAVMSSIYGRRLLKRIDFLKAGFLLTFVQILITTAGYLFDGREFYVSTGAGFFRDLTNSNLFRITVMCFVNGFASATAVQFLLPLYEYIFNIPTRFKLIELADTGHPLLQQLLTKAPSTYTHTFMVAALSERAAQNLNLDRLLVRVGVYFHDIGKIPNAGFFVENQHLIPKPEHIDKNNPALAAKTVIDHVLDGIEMAKKARLPREIISFIPEHHGTSTMAFFYHKALQEISPSARKNINKKDFQYPGPKPQSKETGIVMIADSLEAASRSLEEVSPESLDELIRKIINSKLAENQLDESGLTIGDLEIIKTSFKEVLLSSLHQRPKYPKPEDTKALEAAGTKKNKK from the coding sequence ATGAAAGCAATTTTAGATTCCTCAATGACTAGGCTTACAGACTTTCTAACAAGAGTAAGACCTGTTTCTGTTGTTAGAAACATACAAATCATTCTTGTTTCACTCACTTTGTTATTTGTGACCTATGTGCTTTCGATTCCATTTTTTGGACAAACAAGAGTAAATACAGACCCAGAAGGTTTATTTTCGGAAGGTAAAATTGCTCCAGAGACCATTCAATCGGTGAAAGAATTTTCCTACGAAGATACAGAGAAAACAAATTTAGAAAAACAAAAAGCAGCAGCAAACGTCCCTTATGCCTTTGATAAAGACTTCGGAATTTTAGTGGCAGGAATTGATAACAATCTTTCTGAAGATGTAGAACTACTTCGTAGTATATTAGCAGAAGGTAAAGCCACTCCAAATGTGGTAAAAGATCGTATCCCTAGGTGGCGCAATCGAACAAATGAAGAAATTCAATCTATATTAGATTATAGTAGAAAAGATAAGTTAAAGAATTTTATCCAACAATATACCAATTTAATATTTTCAAAATATTGTATTGTCAAAGAAGACCTGCCGTTTGCAAAAGATTTGGACAAAGCGGGAGCAAAAATTCGTAATATAGGGACACAAGACCAAACTTCTATCATTGATGGGAATTTAGTGATTCCACGGTCACAAATTTATAAAGATGGTCCAGTTGCATCCGTTTTGTCAAAGTTAGCTTCCGAAAAGTTGCCAAACGTATCTGATTCACTACTGAAGGCTGTTTCTAGGATCGGACTTTATTATGTGTATTCTTATCCTGCATGTAATTACAATCCGGAAGAAACTGAAAATGCGCGGATGCGTGCGTCAAACTCAGTTCCGATTCAGAAAAGTAGGATCCAAGCCAATGAAGTGATTGTTCGCGCAGGAGATGTGATCACTCCAGAAGTAAAACTAAAATTGGAAATGATGAACCGATATGCGACTCGGGCAAATTTGGCATCCATTGTTTCCATTTTTCTAACTCAATGTGTATTAATTGTCATTGTCGGTTTTTACCTCATTCGTTACAGGCCAAACCGATTAAATGATCTATCAAGTAATCTCATTATCTTTTTTACCCTTTGGATTGTGATTGCTTCCATTTATCTACTTTCAAAAATTTTTTATGCAACTGACAGTGATTTGTCGAGGGTATACTATTTTGGAATGTTTGTGCCAGTGGGGATGCTTTGTTTACTTCTTGGTTTTGTTTATGATGAACAACTTTCGATTGCGATCGGATTCTTTTTAGCATTTGCCGTATTTTTTGCCTCACGGTACAATCCAACATCGTTTATGTTGGCTTTCACTGTTGCTGTTATGAGTTCCATTTATGGGAGGCGACTTCTCAAACGAATTGATTTTTTAAAAGCAGGTTTTTTACTTACCTTTGTTCAGATTTTAATTACAACGGCTGGGTATTTGTTTGATGGAAGAGAGTTTTATGTATCGACTGGTGCTGGTTTTTTTCGGGATCTAACCAATTCGAATCTCTTTCGGATTACAGTAATGTGTTTTGTAAATGGGTTTGCTAGTGCCACTGCTGTGCAATTTTTGCTTCCCTTGTATGAATATATATTCAATATTCCCACTCGTTTTAAATTGATCGAACTGGCTGATACAGGCCATCCACTTTTACAACAATTATTAACCAAAGCACCTTCGACTTATACACACACATTTATGGTTGCAGCATTGTCTGAACGTGCAGCCCAAAATTTAAATTTGGATAGGCTACTTGTAAGGGTGGGTGTGTACTTCCATGATATAGGTAAGATTCCTAATGCTGGATTTTTTGTAGAAAACCAACATTTAATTCCCAAACCGGAACATATTGATAAAAACAATCCAGCATTGGCCGCAAAAACAGTCATCGATCACGTGTTAGATGGAATTGAGATGGCAAAGAAAGCAAGACTTCCTAGAGAAATTATCAGTTTTATTCCTGAACATCATGGAACTTCTACAATGGCATTTTTTTATCATAAAGCCTTACAGGAAATTTCCCCTTCTGCCAGAAAAAATATTAACAAAAAAGATTTTCAGTATCCAGGTCCAAAACCACAGAGTAAAGAAACTGGAATCGTCATGATTGCAGATTCGTTAGAAGCAGCTTCTCGTTCTCTTGAAGAAGTGTCTCCGGAAAGTTTGGATGAACTTATTAGAAAGATCATCAACTCAAAGTTGGCTGAAAACCAATTAGATGAAAGTGGCCTGACAATTGGAGATTTAGAAATTATAAAAACTAGTTTTAAAGAAGTATTACTTTCAAGTCTCCATCAAAGACCTAAGTATCCAAAACCTGAAGATACAAAAGCTTTAGAAGCAGCTGGAACCAAAAAAAATAAAAAATGA
- the ybeY gene encoding rRNA maturation RNase YbeY, with amino-acid sequence MNSSLSVLTHWNDQSESNLEIKSDLVIENCELILKHVSPNFLQGLELEVLLVDDLMMKKINLERRGLNKTTDVLSFPVYSASPPIPYQILGEVVISMETCQKQAKEIGHSIIDEFYRLLVHGILHLFGYDHETNEEDAIQMRNKEDECLELVFER; translated from the coding sequence ATGAATTCTTCTTTATCGGTTTTGACCCATTGGAATGATCAAAGTGAGTCGAATTTAGAAATCAAATCGGATCTTGTCATTGAAAACTGTGAATTAATTTTAAAACATGTAAGTCCAAATTTTCTGCAAGGATTAGAGTTAGAAGTTTTACTTGTAGATGACTTGATGATGAAAAAAATAAACTTAGAAAGAAGGGGCTTAAACAAAACAACCGATGTTTTGTCATTTCCAGTTTATTCCGCATCTCCACCAATCCCCTATCAAATATTAGGTGAAGTGGTAATATCTATGGAAACCTGCCAGAAACAAGCTAAAGAAATTGGACATTCGATCATTGATGAGTTTTATCGCCTCCTGGTTCATGGAATTTTGCATTTATTTGGATATGATCACGAAACTAATGAAGAAGATGCCATTCAAATGCGAAATAAAGAAGATGAATGTTTGGAATTGGTTTTTGAAAGATAA
- the recO gene encoding DNA repair protein RecO: MAIRKEKGIVIQSRDIGDSDRVISLAGESQVRMNFLSKGIRKSKRRAIITTELGSFVEIDYYDQAEKDWKSIKEVHLVKRYDELKSDYLGTLYVLYLTELTSMIYPEGESHPFLFQLLSGSLETSNENGFKKQILPFFKLRALSHMGHFPTEFYCHTCGEEVLSKPAAYFAVAEREFLCSDCHPIPKDHLPVLKLFHTMLSKKFSNVLSIFPRETEYRDGDLILNQFLRSLFGKELKSYFEFYKTIGYL, encoded by the coding sequence ATGGCCATCCGAAAAGAGAAGGGTATTGTCATTCAAAGTCGGGATATTGGTGACAGCGATAGAGTCATAAGCTTAGCCGGTGAATCCCAAGTTAGAATGAATTTTTTAAGTAAAGGAATTCGTAAATCTAAACGCAGGGCGATCATTACAACTGAGCTAGGTTCTTTTGTGGAAATTGATTACTATGATCAAGCCGAGAAGGATTGGAAATCCATTAAAGAAGTTCATTTAGTGAAACGATATGATGAATTAAAATCGGATTATCTTGGCACTTTATATGTATTATATTTAACAGAACTTACTTCCATGATTTACCCAGAAGGTGAGTCTCATCCATTTCTTTTTCAACTACTTTCTGGAAGTTTGGAAACTTCGAATGAAAATGGATTCAAAAAACAAATCCTCCCATTTTTTAAACTGAGAGCGCTCTCTCATATGGGCCATTTCCCTACGGAATTTTATTGCCATACTTGCGGAGAGGAGGTTCTTTCCAAACCTGCTGCCTATTTTGCAGTGGCAGAACGTGAATTTTTATGTTCGGACTGCCATCCTATCCCTAAAGATCATTTGCCTGTTTTGAAACTATTTCATACTATGTTATCAAAGAAATTTTCGAATGTATTAAGTATTTTTCCAAGGGAAACAGAATACAGGGATGGGGATTTGATTCTAAATCAGTTTCTCAGATCTCTTTTTGGAAAGGAACTAAAATCATATTTCGAATTTTACAAGACAATAGGGTATTTATGA
- the argS gene encoding arginine--tRNA ligase — MNVNQLLKQLVLSELEKAVDTYLEKNNLTSVKENLKIRIEYSRDEKFGDYSSPFALENKNILNKNPKEIAEALLLEINNNRIFEFVSFSPPGFINFRIQTEFLNQYVASVMFPNVSFAETSKKEKILLEFVSANPTGPMNIVSARSAAYGDALANLLTSLGHTVKREFYVNDYGNQVYLLGVAVLLRIFESKGETISFQEEESDIPVIELIKKRILPKESYRGEYIKDIAIQCLEDESRTKFIFDSVSSEKWDEAIDFLSKYAVEYNLSRQKEDLALFGVNFDLFFSERSLHEAGDVENVPSILKKEDVTTIDGKLHFLSTQYGDDKDRVIRREDGRPTYLMADIAYHYNKFKRGFDTLIDIWGPDHYGYIARLKGAVKSFGKTEESFRVLIAQQVNLIENKEKVKMSKRLGIFQTMRDLLSYLGKQGKDVGRYFFLMRSSDAPLDFDLDLAKDESDKNPVFYIQYAHARICSIFRELKVPMDLNLLKSGVSVEFLKQEERSRLLFWVARFQEEVYDTATSFEPHRLTNYLQSLSKSFTKFYSQKDNRIKDKTGNERDSLLALVLYAKFALESGLKLLGISAPEKMSKDEIEQ, encoded by the coding sequence ATGAATGTGAATCAATTACTAAAACAATTGGTGCTTTCCGAATTAGAAAAGGCAGTAGATACTTATTTAGAAAAAAATAACCTAACTTCTGTTAAAGAGAATTTGAAGATTCGTATTGAGTATTCACGAGATGAAAAGTTTGGTGATTATTCGTCTCCCTTTGCATTAGAAAATAAAAATATTTTAAATAAAAATCCAAAAGAAATTGCTGAAGCTTTGCTTCTTGAAATAAATAATAATCGCATTTTTGAGTTTGTTAGTTTTTCGCCGCCAGGGTTTATCAATTTCCGAATCCAAACAGAGTTTCTTAATCAGTATGTAGCCTCTGTTATGTTCCCGAATGTGTCATTTGCAGAAACATCCAAAAAAGAAAAAATACTTCTAGAATTTGTTTCTGCCAATCCAACAGGCCCTATGAACATTGTGTCTGCAAGATCTGCAGCATATGGGGATGCGCTTGCAAATTTATTAACAAGTCTTGGGCATACAGTGAAACGAGAGTTTTATGTGAATGATTATGGGAACCAAGTGTATTTACTTGGAGTTGCTGTTTTACTTCGTATTTTTGAATCAAAGGGCGAAACCATCAGCTTCCAAGAAGAAGAGTCCGACATACCTGTGATTGAACTCATTAAAAAAAGAATTTTACCCAAAGAAAGTTACCGTGGTGAATACATCAAAGACATTGCCATCCAGTGTTTAGAGGATGAATCGAGGACAAAATTTATTTTTGATTCTGTATCTTCAGAAAAATGGGATGAGGCAATTGATTTTCTTTCTAAGTATGCAGTAGAATACAATTTAAGTCGGCAAAAAGAAGATTTGGCCTTATTCGGTGTAAACTTTGATTTGTTTTTTAGTGAACGTAGTCTTCATGAAGCAGGTGATGTAGAAAATGTTCCTTCCATTTTAAAAAAAGAAGACGTAACTACAATCGATGGAAAACTACATTTCCTTTCTACTCAATACGGAGATGATAAGGACCGTGTAATCAGAAGAGAGGATGGAAGGCCCACTTATTTAATGGCAGACATCGCTTATCATTACAATAAGTTCAAACGAGGGTTTGATACTCTTATCGATATTTGGGGACCGGATCACTATGGTTACATTGCGCGATTGAAAGGTGCTGTGAAATCCTTTGGGAAAACAGAAGAGAGTTTCCGGGTGCTTATTGCACAACAAGTGAATTTAATCGAAAACAAAGAAAAAGTGAAAATGAGTAAACGGTTGGGAATTTTCCAAACGATGCGAGACCTTTTGTCTTATTTAGGAAAACAAGGGAAAGATGTGGGACGTTACTTCTTTCTAATGCGAAGTTCTGATGCTCCATTAGATTTTGATTTGGATTTGGCAAAAGACGAATCCGATAAAAATCCTGTATTTTATATTCAATATGCACATGCTAGGATTTGCTCTATCTTTCGTGAATTAAAAGTTCCGATGGATTTAAATCTTCTGAAGTCAGGAGTTTCTGTTGAATTTTTAAAACAAGAAGAACGTTCACGACTTCTCTTTTGGGTCGCAAGATTTCAAGAAGAAGTTTATGATACTGCTACAAGTTTTGAACCTCACCGTTTGACAAACTATCTACAATCCTTAAGTAAATCTTTTACAAAGTTTTATTCACAAAAAGACAATCGCATTAAAGACAAAACGGGAAACGAAAGAGATTCCCTTTTGGCACTCGTCCTTTATGCGAAGTTTGCCTTAGAAAGTGGTTTAAAACTTCTTGGAATTTCTGCACCTGAAAAAATGTCAAAAGATGAAATAGAACAGTAA
- a CDS encoding nicotinamide-nucleotide amidohydrolase family protein, producing MEAPYIVIIATGSEITAGRSLDTNSGWMANQLFELGWKVKKFIALPDDPDLILSELQMLQKLSETRPVLAIMTGGLGPTEDDYTLETVLKLTGKKSYSVEKAKIRLTRVYESRGKQYSDILPTVLRQTFVPEDCKILDNNVGIAVGFVELIGVDSYLVCMPGVPSEMKEMFTRRLTPELKRLYPRENLVQKTKWLWNIGESLYQKDFVEKFREDLFSEVDWGVTANRGYIKCIFQSNNVSKLEKIIERLEEQYPKIISDDVFSYVHEELMSRNYSIAVGESCTGGLLGKKLSDSPGSSSYFLGGFLTYSNVLKESLLGVPANVLSEFGAVSEEAAKAMAKGIFEKTKADYCISITGIAGPDGGTDIKPVGTVWIGLKTPDGTIQTHLYLFPGNREGIRENASNTALFLLYQSLKQRNV from the coding sequence ATGGAAGCACCATACATAGTTATTATTGCAACTGGATCTGAGATTACAGCTGGCCGTAGTTTAGATACAAACTCTGGATGGATGGCTAACCAATTGTTTGAGCTCGGCTGGAAAGTAAAAAAGTTCATTGCCTTGCCAGATGATCCAGACCTTATTTTATCCGAACTCCAAATGCTACAAAAGCTTTCCGAAACAAGGCCAGTGCTTGCTATCATGACCGGTGGCCTTGGTCCCACGGAAGATGATTATACCTTGGAAACAGTATTGAAACTCACTGGAAAAAAATCTTATTCGGTAGAAAAGGCAAAAATTCGTTTAACACGTGTATATGAATCCAGAGGAAAACAATATAGTGATATTCTTCCGACAGTGCTACGCCAAACATTTGTTCCTGAAGATTGTAAAATTTTAGACAATAACGTTGGAATCGCAGTAGGATTTGTTGAACTTATTGGAGTGGATTCTTATTTAGTTTGTATGCCAGGTGTTCCTTCTGAAATGAAGGAAATGTTCACAAGAAGGCTTACACCGGAACTAAAAAGATTATACCCTAGAGAGAATTTGGTTCAAAAAACGAAATGGTTATGGAACATTGGAGAGTCTCTCTACCAAAAAGATTTTGTAGAAAAATTCAGAGAGGATCTTTTTTCGGAAGTAGATTGGGGAGTTACAGCAAATAGAGGGTACATTAAGTGTATCTTTCAGTCAAATAACGTTAGTAAATTGGAAAAAATCATCGAGAGATTAGAGGAACAATATCCGAAAATTATATCTGATGATGTATTTTCTTATGTACATGAAGAATTAATGTCTCGAAATTATTCGATTGCAGTGGGCGAAAGTTGTACTGGTGGACTTCTAGGAAAAAAACTCTCAGACTCACCTGGATCAAGTTCTTATTTTCTGGGAGGATTTTTGACTTATTCGAATGTTCTGAAAGAATCATTGTTAGGTGTTCCTGCCAACGTGTTAAGTGAGTTCGGTGCTGTAAGTGAAGAAGCTGCAAAAGCAATGGCAAAGGGAATTTTCGAAAAAACCAAGGCTGATTATTGTATCTCCATTACCGGGATTGCTGGTCCCGATGGCGGCACCGATATAAAACCAGTGGGAACTGTTTGGATTGGTTTAAAAACACCAGATGGTACGATTCAAACTCACTTGTATTTGTTCCCCGGTAATAGAGAAGGGATTCGAGAAAACGCAAGTAACACAGCATTGTTTTTATTATACCAGTCTCTAAAACAAAGGAACGTTTAG
- a CDS encoding response regulator transcription factor, whose protein sequence is MKKSILIVEDIHSIREAIMDLLSTKFNVFGAEHFEEAVWYLTNEKIDLTITDIRLPGKSGIDLVKLIQKEFPNVLYALMTAYNINEYIKFAKDLHIWNIIPKYSFLDIHLIEVMVEKLLSNNIFGIEKYFSSEFKVYSENINSEFEEAPTNGIIYKQIKSDQDRSILCGKISKNLIQLGAPKAIQQVLEELTSNAMIRAPRTHEGDYKYQFEIPSHDMVVPLDNIQLMPDDYFLIGYGATESTIFIVVRDQFGSLRKEEILHRLDRHISIDESTGFPKGLEDSHGRGLYICREISDQLIFNIEPGVCTETIAMINREGRTGFKSLSIYEVDPKSKSIS, encoded by the coding sequence ATGAAAAAATCCATTTTAATAGTGGAAGACATCCATTCCATTCGCGAAGCGATTATGGATTTACTTAGTACAAAGTTTAATGTTTTCGGAGCAGAACATTTCGAAGAAGCAGTTTGGTATTTAACCAACGAAAAAATTGATTTAACGATCACAGACATTCGTCTTCCAGGTAAGTCAGGAATTGACTTAGTCAAACTCATACAAAAAGAATTTCCAAATGTATTATATGCGTTAATGACAGCATACAATATCAATGAATACATCAAATTTGCAAAAGACCTCCATATATGGAATATCATTCCAAAATATAGTTTTTTGGACATACACTTAATTGAAGTTATGGTAGAGAAACTCCTTTCCAACAATATATTTGGAATTGAAAAATACTTCAGTAGCGAGTTCAAAGTTTATAGCGAAAACATAAATAGTGAATTTGAAGAAGCTCCTACTAATGGAATCATTTACAAACAAATAAAATCTGACCAAGACCGTTCCATACTCTGTGGAAAAATATCTAAAAACTTAATTCAATTAGGTGCGCCTAAAGCAATACAACAAGTCCTTGAAGAACTTACTTCTAATGCCATGATTCGCGCACCTCGCACACATGAAGGTGATTACAAATATCAATTTGAAATTCCAAGCCACGATATGGTTGTCCCACTTGATAATATCCAACTAATGCCTGATGATTATTTTTTAATAGGTTACGGTGCAACAGAAAGCACCATTTTCATAGTAGTTCGCGATCAATTTGGTTCACTTCGTAAAGAAGAAATTTTACATAGGCTTGACCGTCACATCAGTATTGATGAATCCACAGGTTTTCCAAAAGGTTTGGAAGACAGTCATGGTCGTGGACTCTATATTTGTCGCGAAATTTCGGACCAACTCATCTTTAATATTGAACCTGGCGTTTGTACAGAAACGATTGCGATGATCAACAGGGAAGGACGAACTGGATTTAAATCACTTTCAATCTATGAAGTGGATCCCAAATCCAAATCTATTTCGTAA
- a CDS encoding LIC_12097 family sensor histidine kinase: MSSNSQSGNNNGDSASVEKVAEKARELEAIYDVVQDPLVLIDSDFNIQRANLATILFAKNNKYDELLDRKCYEVLYQRNDICPYCPKINVKTKDKNQTYSTPITREIFFRSEDKKQTLFLEFYPYPKQEDLFWMVEKISDVTKQRDKEEESFRMRNLASLGILISGIAHELNNPLTGISLTLQNLKANWQNQPPEQIEKRLDMIKNDVSRAAIIVSDIISFAKTDKVKVTLGDIVETINRAKDTVIRLYPHLSKNIVWRISCDHEYQFPFHPGKMERLFMNLFRNSLQAFDYRPGEISIELRKTKNWIHIIVEDNAGGIPDSIIQKIFDPFFTSNKSGTGTGLGLSICHSIVKEHDGNISVKSSEQKTRFTISFPLTNDITEQNP, encoded by the coding sequence TTGTCTTCGAACTCTCAGAGTGGCAACAATAACGGAGACTCTGCATCAGTAGAAAAAGTTGCAGAAAAGGCCCGTGAGTTAGAGGCAATTTATGATGTAGTGCAAGACCCACTGGTACTCATTGATTCAGATTTTAATATCCAAAGAGCAAACCTAGCCACAATACTATTTGCAAAAAATAATAAATACGATGAACTATTGGATCGTAAATGTTACGAAGTTTTGTATCAACGTAACGACATCTGTCCTTACTGCCCCAAAATCAACGTCAAAACCAAAGACAAAAACCAAACTTACTCGACTCCCATCACAAGAGAGATTTTCTTTCGTTCAGAAGATAAAAAACAAACATTGTTTTTAGAATTTTATCCTTACCCAAAACAAGAGGATCTTTTTTGGATGGTGGAAAAAATCTCCGATGTAACCAAACAAAGAGATAAAGAAGAAGAGTCTTTTCGGATGCGAAACCTTGCCTCCTTAGGAATCTTAATCTCAGGAATTGCCCACGAACTAAATAACCCGTTAACAGGGATTAGCCTAACACTTCAAAACCTAAAAGCAAATTGGCAAAACCAACCTCCGGAACAAATTGAAAAACGTTTAGATATGATAAAAAATGATGTTTCGCGGGCAGCCATCATAGTTTCCGATATTATCTCTTTTGCAAAAACAGACAAAGTCAAGGTTACACTAGGCGACATTGTCGAAACAATTAACCGTGCAAAAGATACTGTGATCCGACTTTATCCGCATTTAAGTAAAAACATAGTTTGGCGCATCTCTTGTGATCACGAATACCAGTTTCCCTTTCATCCCGGAAAAATGGAACGGCTGTTTATGAATTTATTTAGGAACTCATTGCAGGCGTTTGATTATAGACCCGGTGAAATTTCTATCGAATTAAGAAAAACAAAAAATTGGATTCATATCATTGTAGAAGATAACGCAGGTGGAATTCCCGATTCCATCATTCAAAAGATTTTTGATCCATTTTTTACGAGTAATAAATCAGGCACAGGAACCGGTCTTGGTCTTTCAATCTGCCATTCCATAGTCAAAGAACATGACGGAAATATTTCAGTGAAGTCGAGTGAACAAAAAACACGATTTACTATTTCCTTTCCACTTACTAATGATATCACGGAGCAAAATCCATGA
- a CDS encoding LIC_12096 family protein — MEALPKYRLLLLLSFFSLNFGLYSETEISEKENRLDKEILSLYREIAKARDLLSYENLSSLPANTTISFVGTYPNRTGIRIRKYKVDPDPQNKNRIKHSEEKSILLEFNGSVLSKVEVQVVTEDTEIEQKTKTKISDTSPLDTSLNDMVISFSGLEGSDSFPLSSLRNDEIKAERNDFKKDFYIKFLLDFNSQLASISALQKTGGNKNQKSMFKQLNQSLGY, encoded by the coding sequence ATGGAAGCACTCCCGAAGTACCGGCTCCTACTACTCCTTAGTTTTTTCTCGTTAAATTTTGGTCTTTATTCAGAGACTGAGATTTCCGAAAAAGAAAATCGGTTAGACAAAGAAATTCTTAGCCTTTATCGAGAAATCGCTAAAGCTAGGGATCTTTTGTCCTACGAAAACCTCTCTTCTCTCCCAGCGAATACAACGATTAGTTTTGTGGGAACTTATCCTAACAGAACAGGAATCCGCATACGTAAATACAAAGTGGATCCAGACCCGCAAAACAAAAACCGTATCAAACATTCCGAAGAAAAATCCATTTTACTCGAATTCAATGGTTCAGTTCTTTCTAAAGTAGAAGTTCAAGTAGTCACAGAAGATACGGAAATTGAACAAAAAACTAAAACTAAAATATCTGATACATCCCCACTTGATACTTCACTTAACGATATGGTGATTAGTTTCTCCGGTCTAGAAGGCTCTGATAGTTTTCCACTTTCATCCCTTCGTAACGATGAAATTAAGGCGGAACGGAATGATTTCAAAAAAGACTTTTATATCAAATTCCTTTTAGACTTTAACAGCCAATTAGCCTCAATTTCCGCCTTACAAAAAACAGGTGGAAATAAAAATCAAAAATCTATGTTCAAACAACTGAACCAATCCTTGGGGTACTAG
- the secG gene encoding preprotein translocase subunit SecG, with protein MGFFAGTILTLFILLSLFLILLVMIQTGKGGSAGMLGGSTASQSVFGASTADVMTKTTRVAAILFIVLSLALSFVFAKKDEVLVPDVEPSLEAPVETDGSTPEVPAPTTP; from the coding sequence ATGGGATTTTTTGCAGGAACCATCCTCACACTTTTTATTCTACTTTCACTCTTTCTGATCCTTCTTGTCATGATCCAAACGGGAAAAGGCGGAAGTGCAGGTATGCTCGGTGGATCAACAGCGAGTCAGTCTGTCTTTGGAGCTTCCACAGCTGATGTTATGACGAAAACAACAAGAGTTGCTGCTATACTTTTTATCGTATTGTCTCTAGCTCTTTCCTTTGTATTTGCGAAAAAAGACGAAGTTTTGGTTCCTGATGTAGAACCAAGTTTAGAAGCTCCGGTAGAAACTGATGGAAGCACTCCCGAAGTACCGGCTCCTACTACTCCTTAG
- the tpiA gene encoding triose-phosphate isomerase — protein sequence MRKKIIAGNWKMNLTLSEAVSITKGLLSASDSSAHEVMVFPSALHLETVSSLAKGTKLIVGAQNAYQSGLTAMTGEISPVQLAEFGINTVLVGHSERRQFLGETSEFDNAKISHFLKAGLRVVYCVGETWAEREKGNTFSVLEDQIKKGLKDITSDLFQNLVIAYEPVWAIGTGKVATPVEAEEAHAFIRKEIGKLFVGAEPVAEKIQILYGGSVKPDNIKELLAKPNIDGGLVGGASQKLDSFLGLLK from the coding sequence ATGAGAAAGAAGATCATCGCTGGAAACTGGAAAATGAACTTAACTTTGTCGGAAGCGGTGTCCATTACTAAAGGACTACTTTCAGCTAGTGACTCATCCGCACATGAAGTGATGGTCTTCCCCAGTGCTCTGCATTTGGAAACCGTTTCTTCTTTAGCAAAAGGAACCAAACTCATAGTGGGGGCACAAAATGCCTACCAATCGGGACTCACTGCAATGACAGGTGAAATTTCCCCTGTCCAACTGGCAGAGTTTGGAATCAACACTGTCCTTGTCGGTCATTCCGAAAGACGCCAATTCCTCGGAGAAACATCCGAATTTGACAATGCAAAGATTTCACACTTTTTAAAAGCAGGATTACGTGTTGTTTATTGTGTGGGAGAAACATGGGCGGAAAGAGAAAAGGGAAACACCTTTTCTGTGTTAGAAGACCAAATCAAAAAAGGTCTAAAAGATATTACTAGTGACCTCTTCCAAAATCTTGTCATTGCTTATGAGCCAGTTTGGGCGATTGGAACTGGTAAGGTCGCAACACCTGTGGAAGCAGAAGAAGCACATGCTTTTATTCGTAAGGAAATTGGAAAGTTATTTGTTGGCGCAGAGCCAGTGGCAGAAAAGATACAAATTCTATATGGTGGTTCGGTAAAACCGGATAACATCAAAGAACTTCTCGCCAAACCAAATATAGACGGTGGCCTCGTAGGAGGAGCCAGTCAAAAATTAGATTCATTTTTAGGACTTTTAAAATAA